The Cellulosimicrobium cellulans genome contains the following window.
ATCCGCTTTCGCTCGCCACTACTCACGGAATATCTCTTCCTGTCGGTACTGAGATGTTTCACTTCCCGACGTTCCCTCCACACACCCTATATATTCAGGTGCGGGTCACACGACATGACTCGTGCGGGGTTCCCCCATTCGGAAACCCTCGGATCACAGCTCGTTTGCCAGCTCCCCGAGGCTTATCGCAGGCTACAACGTCCTTCTTCGGCTCCTAGTGCCAAGGCATCCACCCTGTGCCCTTAAAAACTTCAACAAAAACAACAAAACTGCAGAGAACCAAGAACCACACTCAAGAGTGTGTCTTGATCTTTACAAAGATGCTCGCGTCCACTGTGCAGTTCTCAAACAACCAACGACCCCGACCCCCACCCGACCCGCCTACCACCCTGGCCCCTCCACAGAGGAACAAGACTGGCGGTTCGTGGCCCGAGGACCGGCCCGTACCAGGCACCCCACCAACCGGTGGCCGGTGACCTGAGGACCCAACAGTGTGCTCGACAAGCCCCCACCCCTCACCAGCGATGTTCCACCACCACCACACCCGACCCCGACCACCCCCGAAGGGACGACCAGAGCCTGGCGGGCCGGCGGGTACTGACACCAGCGAAGACCAGGACGCTCTTTCGTCAATGTTCCACCCATGAGCAACCACCCACCACACGTACGGCGATGGCGTGGCACCTGAACCACCCACCCACCAGCGAAGCCGGCGAGGCGAGGGTTGGTAGCTCCTTAGAAAGGAGGTGATCCAGCCGCACCTTCCGGTACGGCTACCTTGTTACGACTTAGTCCCAATCGCCAGTCCCACCTTCGACCACTCCCCCCGCGAACGGTTGGGCCATGGGCTTCGGGTGTTACCGACTTTCGTGACTTGACGGGCGGTGTGTACAAGGCCCGGGAACGTATTCACCGCAGCGTTGCTGATCTGCGATTACTAGCGACTCCGACTTCATGGGGTCGAGTTGCAGACCCCAATCCGAACTGAGACCGGCTTTTTGGGATTCGCTCCACCTTACGGTATCGCAGCCCTTTGTACCGGCCATTGTAGCATGCGTGAAGCCCAAGACATAAGGGGCATGATGATTTGACGTCATCCCCACCTTCCTCCGAGTTGACCCCGGCAGTCTCCCATGAGTCCCCGGCATAACCCGCTGGCAACATGGGACGAGGGTTGCGCTCGTTGCGGGACTTAACCCAACATCTCACGACACGAGCTGACGACAACCATGCACCACCTGTGCACGAGTGTCCAAAGAGACCACCATCTCTGGTGGCTTCCCGTGCATGTCAAGCCTTGGTAAGGTTCTTCGCGTTGCATCGAATTAATCCGCATGCTCCGCCGCTTGTGCGGGCCCCCGTCAATTCCTTTGAGTTTTAGCCTTGCGGCCGTACTCCCCAGGCGGGGCACTTAATGCGTTTGCTGCGGCACGGAACTCGTGGAATGAGCCCCACACCTAGTGCCCAACGTTTACGGCATGGACTACCAGGGTATCTAATCCTGTTCGCTCCCCATGCTTTCGCTCCTCAGCGTCAGTTGCGGCCCAGAGACCTGCCTTCGCCATCGGTGTTCCTCCTGATATCTGCGCATTCCACCGCTACACCAGGAATTCCAGTCTCCCCTACCGCACTCTAGTCTGCCCGTACCCGATGCAAGCTCGAGGTTGAGCCTCGAGTTTTCACACCAGACGCGACAAACCGCCTACGAGCTCTTTACGCCCAATAATTCCGGACAACGCTTGCGCCCTACGTATTACCGCGGCTGCTGGCACGTAGTTAGCCGGCGCTTCTTCTGCAGGTACCGTCACTTGCGCTTCTTCCCTGCTGAAAGAGGTTTACAACCCGAAGGCCTTCATCCCTCACGCGGCGTCGCTGCATCAGGCTTGCGCCCATTGTGCAATATTCCCCACTGCTGCCTCCCGTAGGAGTCTGGGCCGTGTCTCAGTCCCAGTGTGGCCGGTCGCCCTCTCAGGCCGGCTACCCGTCGTCGCCTTGGTAGGCCATCACCCCACCAACAAGCTGATAGGCCGCGAGCCCATCCCTGACCGAAAAACTTTCCAACCACCCCCATGCGAAGGCGGCTCATATCCGGTATTAGCCCCGGTTTCCCGGAGTTATCCCGAAGTCAAGGGCAGGTTACTCACGTGTTACTCACCCGTTCGCCACTAATCCACCCAGCAAGCTGGGCTTCATCGTTCGACTTGCATGTGTTAAGCACGCCGCCAGCGTTCGTCCTGAGCCAGGATCAAACTCTCCGTAAATGAACAACGCCCACCACCAGGCAAACCCAGCAGTGAACAATCCATACGAAGCGAACCCCAACAGGGTTCACAAAACTGGCATCAACACGAAAGATGACATCATCTTCCGAAATCAACCAAAGGAATCCCAGACACAACCAACCACCCCACCCGACGGATGGGAACGATCAGCCATGCCACAGGGACAAATAATTGGCATTGACTAACAAGCACACTGTTGAGTTCTCAAACAACCGACACACACCAACTCAGCACCACCCGACCGGGCAGAACCTCGCTTGGGGCAACCCTTCAACCTTACCAGGTCTTCCCCGGCTCCTCAACCCCGGCTGTTCGCCGTGGTCCAGTCACCGTGGTCTTCCTCGTCGCGGGCAGGAGAACATCCTACGCCATGCGGTGGAAGGGTTTCGACCCCGGGACCAGCCACCCTCGATCGTTCGAGGCGGTGTCTGTTCCTCCCTGTCGGGCCGACATCCAGAACATTACGTGGCCCGTCGCGTCGGGGTCAAGCCGGCTCCGGGTGACCCGCCACACAGGCCGGTCGTGCCGTCCTCCCCGGTCCCGGCCCAGGTCGGGGCGGACGGGAACGACCTGCGGTGCGTCCTCTCTGTCGTCCGCACACAGCCTCGACGGCAGGTCACGCAGGCCGCGTCGCGCGGAGCACGACCCTGTCTCCCGGGCGGAGCTGGGCCGCGCGGTCGACGTCGTCCTCGCGCAGCACCCCGATGACGGGGTAGCCACCGGTGACGGGACGGTCCGCGAGGAAGACGACCGGTCGGCCGTCGGGCGGGATCTGGACCGCCCCGCGGACGAGTCCCTCCGACGGCAGCTCCCCCGCGCGGCGCGGGACCGCCTGTCCGTCGAGGCGCAGGGCGACGCGGTCGCTGTCCGCGCTCACGGTCCGCAACGCCCGTAGCGCCTGCCAGGCACCCGGCAGGAACCAGTCGTCCCGAGGCGCCGGGACGACGTCGAGCAGCGCCCCCGCCCGCTCGCCCGGGCGCAGCACGCCGGGGACGTGGCGCACCGGCGCGACGTCGACGAGCGGCCACGTGCCCGAGGGCGGCGGACCGACCGGCACGCGGTCGCCCGGACGGAGCGGGGCCGGCCCGAGCCCGGACAGGACGTCGCGGGACCGCGACCCGAGCACCGCTCCCGGGACCACCCCGCCCCGGACCGCGACGTACGTCCGCAGTCCCCGTGCCGCCTGGCCCAGCCGCAGCACGGCGCCGTCGGACACCCGGACGGGTGCGTTCATGCCCACGGGGACCTCGTCGACCGTGGCGGGGACCGCCGCCCCGGCGAGCGCGACGACCGCGGAGCCCCGGAACCGGAGCGCGAGCCCACCGAGGGTGACCTCGAGCGTCGCCGCGCTCGCCGGGTTGCCGACGAGCCGGTTCGCGAGCGCGTGGGAGGTGCGGTCCGCCGCCCCCGACGGGCCGACGCCGACCGCCGCGAGGCCGGGGCGGCCCCCGTCCTCGACGAGGACGAGCGGACCCGTCGCGACGACCTCGACGGACGGCCCCCCGGGGCCCGGGTCGGCCGCCACGACCGACGGCGCGCCGCTCGCGTCCGACGTCCCGGTCGACGGGGTCCCCTGCCGCGCGGTGGCCGCGACGGACCGGGACGGCACGAACCGGACTCGCGCCCCGGGTGCGACGAGCGCGGGCGGGTCGCGGTCGACGTCGAACATCGCGACGTCGGTGCGGCCGAGCAGGCGCCACCCGCCCGGGGACTCGCCGGGGTACACCGCGGTGAGCTCGCCCGCGAGCGCGACGGACCCCGGGGGGACGCGCGTGCGCGGCGTCGCGAGGCGAGGGGCAGCGATGGCGGGGTCGACGCCCGCCAGGTAGGTGAAGCCCGGCGCGAAGCCGCCGAACGCGGCCTCGTACACCCGCCCGGAGTGCCGGGCGACGACCTCCTCGACGCTCACCCCCGCCCAGCGGGCGACGTCGCCCAGGTCCGGCCCGTCGTAGCGCACCGGGATCTCCACCACGGGACCGGCGGGCGGACGCGCGACGTCGGACGACGCGCGGAGAAGTGCCCCCTGGACCCAGGCCCGGGCGTCGGCGACGTCGCCGCGCGCCGCGCACCGGACCAGGACCGTGCGCGCGGCCGGGACGACGTCGACGACCCCCGGCGGGACGTCGTCCGCGAGCGCCCGGTGCAGCGACCGCACGGCCGCCAGGTCGGGCAGGTCGACGAGCAGCGCCGTCTCCCCGAACCCGTGCACGGCGCCCGTCACGGCACGGTGCCCTCGCGCGCACCCGGCGCGGCGTCGACGAAGGGGCGCAGCTCGACGCCCGCGGCCTCGAGCGCGGCCCGCACCGAGCCCAGGAGCCCGACGGCGCCCGGCGTGTCGGAGTGGACGCACACCGAGTCCGCGTCGACCCGGAGCACGGAGCCGTCCGCCGCGAGCACGGTGCCCGCCGAGGCGAGCTCCACGACGCGCCGGGCGACCTGCTCGGCGTCGTGCACGACGGCGCCCGGCAGGCCGCGCGGGACCAGCTCGCCCGTGGGGAGGTAGCCCCGGTCGGCGAAGGCCTCGCGGACCGTCGGCAGCCCCGCGGCGTCCGCGAGGCGCAGCACCGCGGACCCCGGCAGGCCGACCACGGGGAGCGCGGGGTCGTAGGCGCGGACGGCGTCGACGACGGCGCGGGCCTGCGCCTCGTGGTGGACGATCGCGTTGTAAAGCGCGCCGTGCGGCTTGACGTAGCGCACCCGGTCCCCCGCGAGGCGCGCGAAGCCGTCGAGCGCCGCGAGCTGGTAGAGCACGTCGTCGGCGAGCTCGCCGGGGTCGACCTCCATGAAGCGGCGCCCGAAGCCCGCGAGGTCGCGGTAGCTCACGTGCGCGCCGACGCGCACACCGCGCGCGACGGCGTCGCGCGTCACGGCGCGCATCGTCGCCGGGTCGCCCGCATGGAAGCCGCACGCCACGTTCGCACTGGTCACAAGACCGAGCAGGGCTTCGTCGTCGGCGAGGG
Protein-coding sequences here:
- a CDS encoding 5-oxoprolinase subunit B/C family protein, translating into MTGAVHGFGETALLVDLPDLAAVRSLHRALADDVPPGVVDVVPAARTVLVRCAARGDVADARAWVQGALLRASSDVARPPAGPVVEIPVRYDGPDLGDVARWAGVSVEEVVARHSGRVYEAAFGGFAPGFTYLAGVDPAIAAPRLATPRTRVPPGSVALAGELTAVYPGESPGGWRLLGRTDVAMFDVDRDPPALVAPGARVRFVPSRSVAATARQGTPSTGTSDASGAPSVVAADPGPGGPSVEVVATGPLVLVEDGGRPGLAAVGVGPSGAADRTSHALANRLVGNPASAATLEVTLGGLALRFRGSAVVALAGAAVPATVDEVPVGMNAPVRVSDGAVLRLGQAARGLRTYVAVRGGVVPGAVLGSRSRDVLSGLGPAPLRPGDRVPVGPPPSGTWPLVDVAPVRHVPGVLRPGERAGALLDVVPAPRDDWFLPGAWQALRALRTVSADSDRVALRLDGQAVPRRAGELPSEGLVRGAVQIPPDGRPVVFLADRPVTGGYPVIGVLREDDVDRAAQLRPGDRVVLRATRPA
- a CDS encoding LamB/YcsF family protein, which gives rise to MTRIDLNADLGEGFGRWTLADDEALLGLVTSANVACGFHAGDPATMRAVTRDAVARGVRVGAHVSYRDLAGFGRRFMEVDPGELADDVLYQLAALDGFARLAGDRVRYVKPHGALYNAIVHHEAQARAVVDAVRAYDPALPVVGLPGSAVLRLADAAGLPTVREAFADRGYLPTGELVPRGLPGAVVHDAEQVARRVVELASAGTVLAADGSVLRVDADSVCVHSDTPGAVGLLGSVRAALEAAGVELRPFVDAAPGAREGTVP